ACACTAAAGACGtcataccggctgtatttctATGACACTAAAGACGtcataccggctgtatttctATGACACTAAAGACGtcataccggctgtatttctATGACACTAAAGACGtcataccggctgtatttctATGACACTAAAGACGtcataccggctgtatttctATGACACTAAAGACGtcataccggctgtatttctATGACACTAAAGACGtcataccggctgtatttctATGACACTAAAGACGtcataccggctgtatttctATGACACTAAAGACGtcataccggctgtatttctATGACACTAAAGACGtcataccggctgtatttctATGACACCAAAGACGtcataccggctgtatttctATGACACCAAAGACGtcataccggctgtatttctATGACACCAAAGACGtcataccggctgtatttctATGACACCAAAGACGtcataccggctgtatttctATGACACTAAAGACGtcataccggctgtatttctATGACACTAAAGACGtcataccggctgtatttctgCATGTTTGAACAGCGAATagctcagatacacatgaaaacacatGAAAATCCTCAGGAATCGATAGAACATCgctcagagatgcacaaaaattatataacattcaaaatgggtgaatctTTCCTTTAATAGAACAGCAATAATCTTAACACAGATTCCTCCCTGGTCACTTACGGCTTTTACCTTCCCTGGTAATGACTAATGATTGGTTGATAAGAAAATCATTCTAACAGGAGGACCGAGGCAGAATTGAGAAGTTGTAGAGCAGCACTAGAATTTGAGTTCGCTGGGCATGTCTGTGCCCTGTAGGCCTGCCAGCAGATTGTTTGCGGACAGCTCTGCCATGATGCCACGTGTGGAGTAGGTAGCACTGCCAATGTGGGGCAAGACCACTGCAGGTGGACAGACGAGAGAAAAGTATTAGCAGGGATATGATCGGATTGcacaatatacactgaacaaaaatataaacacaacatgtaaagtgttggtcccatgtttcatgagcagaaataaaaATGTCCCAGAAATGTTcgatatgcacaaaaagcttatttctcttgtttatatccctgttaatgaggatttctcctttgcaaagataatccatccacctgaaaggtgtggcatatcaagatgctgattaaacagcaggatcattacacaggtgcaccttgtgctggggacaataaaatgccactaaaatgtgcagttttgtcacacaacacactgccacagatgtctcaagttttgagggagtgtgcaattggcatgctgactgcaggaatgtccaaccgagcggttgccagataattgaatgttaatttttctaccataagccgcctccaatgttgttttagagaatttggcagtacgtccaactggcctcacaaccgcagaccacgtgcatggcgtcgtgtgggagagcggtttgctgatgtcaacgttgtgaacagagagccacgtggtggcggtggggttatggtatggggaggtataagctacggacaatgaacacaattgcattttatcaaagccaatttgaatgcacaaaaataccatGACTAGATCGTGAGGCCCATTTTTTAAGGGTATCTGTGACCCTGTCACAGTCATGtgaaaatccatagattagggcctaatttatttatttcaattgactgagttCATTATataaaactgtaactcagtaaaatatttgaaattgttacatgttgcatttatattttgttcagtataaatcatCTCTGGGGAAAAGCAACTGGTTAATTTTAATGAGCAGgcgtaaaaaaaaaagaagagtaTTCTTGATTCCCCTGGAAAGACCACAACAATGATTTGAGATGAATCATAGACAATAAAACAGAGTAAACTGGCTTCCATCCCTGTGTCTCCATATACTCACCACAGTTTttgagggtgaggagggggtggTCGGTGGGGAGTGGTTCTGGGGTTGTGACGTCCAGCCCAGCACAAGCTATCTGACCACTGGACAGAGCCTGGTACAGATCCTCCTGATTCACCACTGCAcccctataacacacacacacacacacacacctctattttTAGAACTTTGAATGACTGTAACAGTGGTCATTTCCAAAGGCAGTCAGTGGGGTTTGATTTGCACTGCTCTACGTGTTTAATGGAGTACCTGCTGGTGTTGATGAAGACAGCGGTGTTCTTCATCTTGCTGAAGAAGTCCTTGTTACACAGGCCTTGGGTCTCTGGTGTGAGGGCGCAGGACACCACGACAAAATCGCTCTCAGACACCAGCGTGTCCAAGGGCACtgcaacagagaggaggggaggagagagggtgaagaaaCAGCCAAATAAACACCTCATCTgattctcaccctctctcttatACTTTCCTGTTTTCCATAGCCCCTCCAACCCCGCTCACCGTATTCTCCCTCCACCTCAGCAGCATAGGATTTGGCAGTTCTTCCAGAGTACAGGAGCCTCTTCACTCCAAACGGTTTCAGCCTCCTGGCTATGGCCATACCTGAGCGAAAACAGCATTGACTCCAGACAATCAATCAGTTAGTAAGACATTTTGTCCAACCCTTTCAGCAACAGTATGGATTATATGGACCATAGGCCTAAAAGGCAGGAGTCCTTGAATCCAGTATAAATCAATCACTGTCACTACCTATGCGTCCCAGTCCAATGACACCGACAGTGCTGCCTGACAGACCATAACCACACAACCACAGAGGTTTCCAGGTGCTCCAGCCTCCACTGAGagaaaagaaagcgagagagagttaAAAAGTGGGAAATGAGGACACACATTCTGTTTTGCTCATATTAATTGTAGATAGAAATTTGTTTCAGCAACACATCCCTAAAGTATCAATGTACAACACATCAAGAGTGATCATCTGAAACTGAAGTCTTATGTAGTAAATGCATCTGTGTTTTCATTGATCACTGACTTCTTAACCTCCACCACGCCCTCTGGTAGCCGCCGAGCTGTAGCCAGGAGCAGGGCGACGGTCAGCTCCGCTGTGGCATCAGTCAGGACGTCTGGAGTGTAGCCCACACGCACCCCTCTGCACAGAACATGGAGAAGAGGGCACAATGAGAGTTTGACTTAGATGTGAGGAAGGTATTTGTTCGTACAATCATTGCTTGAATTGGGCCGGAGCCATCTGGAGCACCGTACTGGCACCTCAAATTTTTCCGGGAACTGCTTACCGGCTCCTCTATAAAACAAAGTGGCCTATCAGCGGCCCAGATTCACACACAAAAGATTGATCAAAGTGAGGTGAAGCCGGGGTGAATGCTCGATCTGGGCCGCTGATAggcatggtgtgatgaaagaaacatacaggaactcaaatccttctgttcacctgatttagaattcctcacaatcaaatgtagaccgcattatctaccaagagaattctcttcgattataatcacagccgtatatacccccccaagcagacacatcgatggctctgaacgaactttatttgactctttgcaaactggaatccatttatccggagactgcattcattgtagctgggaattttaacaaggctaatctgaaaacaagactccctaaattttatcagcatatcgattgcgcaaccaggggtggaaaaaccttggatcattgttactctaacttccgcgacgcatataaggccctgccccgccctcctttcggaaaggctgaccacgactccattttgttgatccctgcctacagacagaaactaaaacaagaggctcccacgctgaggtctgtccaacgctggtccgaccaagctgactccacactccaagactgcttccatcacgtggactgggatatgtttcgtattgcgtcagataacaatattgacgaatacgctgattcggtgtgctagttcattagaacgtgcgttgaagatgtcgttcccatagcaacgattaaaacattccctaaccagaaactgtggattgatggcagcattcgcgtgaaactgaaagcgcgaaccactgcttttaatcagggcaaggtgactggtaacatgaccgaatacaaacagtgcagctattcccttcgcaaggctatcaaacaagctaagtgtcagtacagagacaaagtagaatctcaattcaacggctcagacacaagaggcatgtggcagggtctacagtcaatcatggactacaagaagaaatccagcccagtcacggaccaggatgtcttgctcccaggcagactaaataacttttttgcccgctttgaggacaatacagtgccactgacacggcctgcaacgaaaacatgcggactctccttcactgcagccgaggtgagtaagacatttaaacgtgttaaccctcgcaaggctgcaggcccagacggcatccccagccgcgccctcagagcatgcgcagaccagctggccggtgtgtttacggacatattcaatcaatccctataccagtctgctgttcccacatgcttcaagaaggccaccattgttcctgttcccaaaaaagccaaggtaactgagctaaacgactaccgccccgtagcactcacttccgtcatcatgaagtgctttgagagacttgtcaaggaccatatcacctccaccctacctgacaccctagacccactccaatttgctttaccgcccaaataggtccacagacgatgcgaTCTCAAccccactgcacactgccctaacccatctggacaagaggaatacctatgtgagaatgctgttcatcgactacagctcggcattcaacaccatagtaccctccaagctcgtcatcaagctcgagaccctgggtctcgaccccgccctgtgcaactgggtactggacttcctgacgggccgcccccaggtggtgagggtaggaaacaacctCTCCAcccagctgatcctcaacactggggccccacaagggtgcgttctgagccctctcctgtactccctgttcacccacgactgcgtagccacgcacgcctccaactcaatcatcaagtttgcggacgacacaacagtggtaggcttgattaccaacaacgacgagacggcctacagggaggaggtgagggccctcagagtgtggtgtcaggaaaataacctcacactcaacgtcaacaaaactaaggagatgattgtggacttcaggaaacagcagagggaacaccaccctatccacatcgatggaacggtagtggagagggtagcaagttaagttcctcggcatacacatcacagacaaactaaattggtccactcacacagacagcatcgtgaagaaggcgcagcagagcctcttcaacctcaggaggctgaagaaatttggcttgtcaccaaaagtactcacaaacttctacagatgcacaatcgagagcatcctggcgggctgtatcaccgcctggtacggcaactgctccgcccacaaccgtaaggctctccagagggtagtgaggtctgcacaacgcatcaccgggggcaaactacctgccctccgggacacctacaccacccgatgttacaggaaggacataaagattatcaagaacatcaaccacccgagccactgcctgttcaccccgctatcatccagaaggcgaggtcagtacaggtgcatcaaagctgggaccgagagactgaaaaacagcttctatctcaaggccatcagactgttaaacagccaccacaaacattgagtggctgctgccaacacactgacactgactcaactccatccactttaataatgggaattgatgggaaatgtaaatatatcactagccactttaaacaatgctaccttatataaatgttacttaccctacattattcatctcatatgcatacgtatatactgtactctatatcatcgactgcatccttatgtaatacatgaatcactagccactttaactatgccactttgtttacatactcatctcatatgtatatactgtactcgataccatctactgtatcttgcctatgatgctctgtaccatcactcattcatatatccttatgtacatattctttatccccttacactgtgtataagacagtagttgtggaattgttagttagattacttgttggttatcactgcattgtcggaactagaagcacaagcatttcgctacactcgcatttaacatctgctaaccatgtgtatgtgacaaatacaattggatttgatctGCATTGAATAGAAATTGAGAGTGGGGATCCATATCTTGATGGTGCTTTGTTCAAGTTCACTTTCCGCTAGTCTGTGAATCCGGTGTATCTGTGGCAGTAGACTGTTCCAGTTTGACAATGTGCCAGCCTGAATGAGCAGGATGCGACGTTCCAAGTTGTCAAATTAGCTTTCTTAAGGTCATGAACATCCTGGAAAAGTAATTTAATTTTA
Above is a genomic segment from Oncorhynchus gorbuscha isolate QuinsamMale2020 ecotype Even-year linkage group LG23, OgorEven_v1.0, whole genome shotgun sequence containing:
- the LOC124010826 gene encoding glyoxylate reductase/hydroxypyruvate reductase-like; the encoded protein is MMKVFITRRIPQEGMKILSQAGVCKVSLWDSDEPVPRVELLKGVEGAHGLLCLLSDKIDTEVLDAAGPNLKVISTLSVGFDHMAMDEIKKRGVRVGYTPDVLTDATAELTVALLLATARRLPEGVVEVKNGGWSTWKPLWLCGYGLSGSTVGVIGLGRIGMAIARRLKPFGVKRLLYSGRTAKSYAAEVEGEYVPLDTLVSESDFVVVSCALTPETQGLCNKDFFSKMKNTAVFINTSRGAVVNQEDLYQALSSGQIACAGLDVTTPEPLPTDHPLLTLKNCVVLPHIGSATYSTRGIMAELSANNLLAGLQGTDMPSELKF